From the Saccharomonospora marina XMU15 genome, the window TGGTCCGCGGCCGCGGGCGGCGCTCAGGCCGCCCGCGTCAACGGTGCCGTCGCGGGTTCGAGCGCCAGCGAGAGCACTTGCCGAACGCTGCTCACCGGGTGCACCTCGAGTTGCTCGAGGATGTCGCCGGGCACGTCGTCGAGGTCGGGCTCGTTGCGCTGCGGGATGATCACCGTGGTGATCCCGGCCCGATGCGCCGCGAGCAGCTTCTGCTTGACTCCGCCGATCGGAAGCACCCTGCCGGTCAACGACACCTCGCCGGTCATCGCGACGTCGGCCCGTACGAGCCTGCCGGTCAGCAGCGAGGCCAGCGCTGCCGTCATGGTGACGCCCGCCGACGGTCCGTCCTTCGGCACGGCACCCGCGGGGACGTGGATGTGCACACCACGCTCCTTGAGATCGGCCACCGCGAGCTCGAGTTCGGCGCCACGCGAACGCAGGTAGGACAGCGCGATCTGTGCCGACTCCTTCATCACGTCGCCGAGTTGTCCCGTCAGCGTCAGCCCCGTGCCGCCGGACTCCGGGTCCGCCAGCGAGGCTTCCACGTAGAGCACGTCGCCGCCCGCTCCGGTGACGGCAAGCCCGGTGGCCACTCCGGGCATGGAGGTGCGTTGCTCGCCAGGTGGCAGCGACGACTCCGGCAGGTGCCTCGGCCTGCCGAGGTAGCCGGCCAGGTCCTGCTCGTCGATGGTCACCGGCAGTCGGGCCTGCTGAAGTGCCACCCGCGTGGCCACCTTGCGCAGCACCTTCGCGATAGCGCGGTTCAGCTCCCGCACGCCCGCCTCCCGGGTGTACTCGCCCGCCATGCGGCTCAGCGCCCCGTCGGTGAGCACGACATCGCCAACACTCATGCCCGCGCGCCGCGACTCCCTCGGCAGCAGGTGGTCCCTGGCGATCGTCACCTTCTCGCGTTCGGTGTAGCCGTCCAGCGTCACCAACTCCATGCGATCGAGCAGCGGCGCTGGCACGGTCTCCAGCGCGTTGGCCGTCGCGAGGAACACCACATCGGACAGGTCGAGTTCGACCTCCAGGTAGTGGTCCCGGAAGGTGTGGTTCTGCTCGGGGTCCAGCACCTCGAGCAGCGCTGCCGTGGGGTCACCTCGGTAGTCGGCTCCCACCTTGTCCACCTCGTCCAGCAACACCACCGGGTTCATCGAGCCGGCGTCCCGGATTGCCCGCACGATACGACCGGGGAGTGCGCCTACGTACGTGCGCCGGTGCCCGCGGATCTCCGCCTCGTCACGGACACCACCGAGCGCCACGCGCACGAACTCGCGGCCCATCGCCTTGGCGATCGACTCGCCGAGCGAGGTCTTGCCGACCCCGGGAGGGCCTGCCAGCGCGAGCACGGCACCCGAGTGCCGACCTGCGACGGTGGATTCGGCACGGCGCTGCCGGACGGCCAGGTACTCGATGATGCGTTCCTTCACGTCGTCGAGTCCGGCGTGGTCGGCGTCGAGCACCCGGCGAGCGCCCGCGATGTCGTGCACGTCGGTGGTTCGCGTGTTCCACGGCAGGTCGAGCACCGTGTCGAGCCAGGTGCGGATCCAGCCGCTCTCCGGTGACTGATCGGAGGTGCGCTCCAGCTTCTGCACCTCCGCCAGCGCAGCCTCGCGGACGTGGTCGGGCAGGTCGGCGGATTCCACCCTGGTGCGGTAGTCGTCGGAGTCGCCGGAGTCACCGCCGCCGTTGAGTTCGCCGAGTTCCTTACGGATGGCCTCCAGCTGCCGCCTGAGCAGGAACTCCTTCTGCTGCTTCTCCATGTCAGCCTCTACATCCTTGCGGATGGTGTCGCTGACCTTCAGCTCGGCCAGGTAGGCGCGGCCGCTTTCCAGTGCCAGCTCCAGGCGAGCCGAGACGTCGAGGGTGCGCAGCAGTTCCAGTTTCTGGGCGGTATCGAGGTAGGGGGCGTTGCCAGCGAGGTCCGCGATGGCCGAGGGGTCGTCGACCTGCTGGACGGCGTCCAGCATCTGCCACACTCCCCGCTGCTGCAGCAGCGAGACCACGATCGACTTGAACTCCGTGGCCAGCTCGCGAGCCCGCTCGTCAGCGGCGGGTTCCGCGGCGGGCTCGGCCTTGGCCCAGCTCACCGCCGGACCGGAGGAGGCCGATACCTCATCGGCCGAGGCAGCGCGGTGGTAGGCCCGGTGCGTTCCGCGCAGCAGTGCCGCCGACCCACCGCCGGGAAGCCTGCCGAGGCGTTCCACCGTGGCGACCGTCCCGATCTCGGCCAGTGCGCCTTCCACCCGCGGCACCACGAAGACCTCGGCCTTCGTCGGCCGGGTCGACCTCACACCCGGTAGCGCGGCGCCGGAGCTCCTCCCGTTGACGGCTTCCACGGCGGCACGCGTCTGCTCGCCCGCCAGATCGAGCGGCACGATCATGCCCGGCAACAACACATCGTCATCGAGGGGAACAACGGGCAGCAGTTGCGTCCGTGTCATCAGTTCGCTCCCGTCTTGTTGAGTACCTTTCACTCAACTTTCTGGAGCGCCTTTTTGTTTCCCCTCGTCGTTCGCCTGCAGCGATCACCGAGCGGGCAGCCGGTACCACGACGTCCACAGCGGCCGGTAGCCGTGGGAGTACCAAAACGGTGTGGATCGGGGGTTGGCCAGCGCGTGATGCAGCAGCACCACCTCAACGCCCGACTCGTCGAACACCTGGTGCGCGTGAGCGGTGAGCGCCGAACCCACCCCCGTGCTTCGCGCTTCCTCCGCCACGTTGAGAGACGCCAGGTACCCCACCCGTTCGGCCGCGACGTGTCCGCTGATCCAGTCGGAGTCGGGCGGCAACTGGATGTGCAACAGGCCGAGCGGCTTGCCGTACACCTCCGCGATCCACAGTGCCGGTTGGGTGGCGTCGCGGGCGAGCAGGTCGCGGGTTTGCGCGCGCAGCGCCTCCTCCTCGCCCGGTCGCCGTGGCACGAGGCCGAACTGGGCGTCGTAGCGACGCAGCTCGAGTTGCAGGCGTAGCGCGGTGTCCAGGTCGGCAGGTTCGGCCGCGCGGATACGCACGCCGGGTACGGCGGGCGGCCCGCCACCGAGCCGGTCGGCCGGCCGCACCGCCAGCACCCGTGCGGGCGCGAAGCGGTGCCGCAGCAGTTCGGCCGACCCCGCGCTGTCCCTGCTCGGCCGGGTGACGACCGCGGCTGTATCTGGGTCACTGGCGGCCGTGTCCTCCTCGAGCAGTCGTTGCCAGGCGGCCAGCAGTGAGTCCAGCGCCTGCCCGGGGGAGTGGCCCGCAAGGCGCACGTCCAGCCGGTACTCGGCCAGCGGCCGCCACAGCGCCGCGCTGGAGGCGAGTTCGACGCGGGAGCGGGTCGCCAGCGCGGTCGCCTCGGCCACGGTCAACCGCGTCCCGTCGGAGTCGTCCCATGGCCTCGGCACAGGAAGCAGCGAGTCGGCCGCGCTGAGCCGCTTCGTGTGCTCGGTGACTATGGCTTCGATGTCCATAGCTTCATCCAACCGGACATGGTATGAGGTAGGTCACTCAGGATCAGTTACGAAACGCGACGGGAGTCGGCGATGGTGTCACCCCCGCCACCGCCAGGGCATCGCTACGTGTTGTCTCGTTAACCCTGTGGTGATGTCATAGGCGCGAAAAGAGGCCTTGATACGCCCTACGGGGTACAGTGATCCTCTCGTTCGCGGGCCGATCCCGAAAGGGTGCGTGTCACGGAAGGAGGGTGCATGCCGGGCGCACACGACGAACCCGTCGGACCCAGTACGGCTGCAGCCGAGACGCCTAACCAGCCCAGTGTCGCACCCGCATCCGCCGAAGCCCGCAGGGACGAGCGCAGGTTCCGCCTCTACACGATGGCGGTACTCACGGTCGGCCTCGCCGCCGCCGGTGCCGTCTCCGCATGGCTGCCTTTCGAGGGTTCGGTCCACCTGTGGTGGATCGGGCCACTGCTGGCGATCGCCTTTCTCGGCGCCGAGCAACTCGGTGTCAACGTCGACGTACGCAGCGGCATCTCCTGGACCATCTCCTTCACCGAGATACCGCTGGTCATCGGCTTCTTCGTCGCGCCGTTCGAGGTGGTGCTCGCCGCACACGTCGTCGCGGGTGTCACGACGCTGGTCGCCAGAAAGGTCACCGGCCGCGTGCTCTACAACGCGGGCGCCTTCCTGCTGGAGGTCACCAGCGCGTTCGCGGTCGCCGGGCTGGTCAGGCAGGCTCTCGGCAACCCGGAGCAGATGCCGTGGATCGCCGCGCTTGCAGGCACCCTCGCCGCACCGCTGGCGAGCACGCTGCTCGCCATGGCCGCGGTGCGGGTGCTGCGCCGCCGGATGCGGGCGGGCACCGTGCTCCGGCTCGCGGGCCGGATCCTGGTAGTCGGTTTCGTCAACGCCTCTGTCGGTCTCACCGGTTACCTGGTGATCTCCAAGACCCCCGGTGCGTGGCCGATCGTGCTGGCCGTCAGCGTCGGCCTCGCCGCGCTGTACTGGGCCTACTCCGATCTGCTCCGTGAGCAGCGTGACATGGAGGCGCTCTCCGACGTCAGTCTCATGGTGGCCAGGTCCGGCAGGCTCGCGGCTTCCCGGCCGGCCAGCCGTGCCGACGAGATCGGCCTCGAGATCGACGTCGGCGACTGGTCGACGATCGCCGAGCGGATCAAGGACCAGCTCGCCGCGGCCAGGGTCGTGCTGCGGCTGCGACTGGAGGCCGACGAGCCGATGAGCACGGTGGTGGCGGGCGAGGAACTGCCCGCCACGTCGGTGCCCGGCGACGATGCGCTGCTGCGGCTGCCCGGCGCACACGTGCGCCACTTCCGTATCACGGAGGCCAACACCGAGGTGCGGGCCGCGTTGCTCGACCGTGGTGCACAGGAGGCGTTGGTCGTGCCGCTTCGTAGCGCGAACCAGTTGCTGGGGGTCGTCGAGGCGCACGACAGGCTGTCGCGCTGGAGGGGCTTCGGCAAGTACGACGTGCAACTGCTCGGCACCATGGCCAGCCACCTCGCCACCGCACTGGACAACCGCAGGTTGCTGGCCGCCCTGCGGCACGACGCCTACCACGACCCGCTGACCGGGCTGCTCAACCGCCCGGGCTTTCGCCAGGTCGCGGGCGAACCGCTGCGTGAGCACGCCCAGTCGGTGATGCTGCGCGTGGACCTGGACGTGTTTTCCACGGTCAGCGACGCACTCGGTTACGCGTGGGGCGACCGGATGGTCATAGCGGCGGGCAGGCGTATGCGTGACGCACTCGGAGCCGACGTACCGCTGGCCAGGCTGGAGGGGGCCTCGTTCGCCGCGCTGCTGGTCGGGTACGGGCCGGGGGAGGCGCACGACTTCGCGCAGCTGCTGCGCGAGCAACTATCCATGCCCTATCCCGTCGACAGGTTGAGCGTCGAGGCCAACGCGATGGTCGGGTACGCGGCGAGCACGGTGGAGGACAACGGCCAGCCGGTGGACGTGGATGCGCTGCTGCAGCGCGCCGACGTCGCGGTACGTGCCACGCGAGGCGGCGAGGAGGTCAAGGCCTACGTGCCGAGCATGGGCCAGATCTTCCTGCGGCGGTTCCAGCTGGTCACCCAGTTCCGGCAGGCGCTGGAGGATGGGCAGGTCAGCGTTCACTACCAGCCGAAGGTGTCGCTGCCGGGCAAGCATGTGCTCGGGGTCGAGGCACTGGTGCGCTGGCAACACCCCGAGTTCGGCAGGGTGGACCCCGACGAGTTCGTTCCCGCGGTGGAGGCCGCGGGCCTCGTCGGCGCACTGACCTCCTTCGTGCTGGACAAGGCGCTGGACAGGGTGCGTCGCTGGATGGACGAGGGGCTGCGCATCTCGGTCGCGGTGAACCTGTCGGTGCGAAACCTCGCCGACGCGGAGTTCCCCGG encodes:
- a CDS encoding putative bifunctional diguanylate cyclase/phosphodiesterase, yielding MPGAHDEPVGPSTAAAETPNQPSVAPASAEARRDERRFRLYTMAVLTVGLAAAGAVSAWLPFEGSVHLWWIGPLLAIAFLGAEQLGVNVDVRSGISWTISFTEIPLVIGFFVAPFEVVLAAHVVAGVTTLVARKVTGRVLYNAGAFLLEVTSAFAVAGLVRQALGNPEQMPWIAALAGTLAAPLASTLLAMAAVRVLRRRMRAGTVLRLAGRILVVGFVNASVGLTGYLVISKTPGAWPIVLAVSVGLAALYWAYSDLLREQRDMEALSDVSLMVARSGRLAASRPASRADEIGLEIDVGDWSTIAERIKDQLAAARVVLRLRLEADEPMSTVVAGEELPATSVPGDDALLRLPGAHVRHFRITEANTEVRAALLDRGAQEALVVPLRSANQLLGVVEAHDRLSRWRGFGKYDVQLLGTMASHLATALDNRRLLAALRHDAYHDPLTGLLNRPGFRQVAGEPLREHAQSVMLRVDLDVFSTVSDALGYAWGDRMVIAAGRRMRDALGADVPLARLEGASFAALLVGYGPGEAHDFAQLLREQLSMPYPVDRLSVEANAMVGYAASTVEDNGQPVDVDALLQRADVAVRATRGGEEVKAYVPSMGQIFLRRFQLVTQFRQALEDGQVSVHYQPKVSLPGKHVLGVEALVRWQHPEFGRVDPDEFVPAVEAAGLVGALTSFVLDKALDRVRRWMDEGLRISVAVNLSVRNLADAEFPGKVADALTRFGVPAELLTFELTESGVMADPQRALPILRELHGLGIELAVDDFGTGYSSLAYLRQLPVDQVKIDKSFVLGMGTDLSDLAVVRSIVELGHSLGLTVVAEGVEEDVARDQLEAMGCDVAQGYLISRPLSEERLEAWLQARTARSFDRQAEAVLTLLS
- a CDS encoding GNAT family N-acetyltransferase, producing MDIEAIVTEHTKRLSAADSLLPVPRPWDDSDGTRLTVAEATALATRSRVELASSAALWRPLAEYRLDVRLAGHSPGQALDSLLAAWQRLLEEDTAASDPDTAAVVTRPSRDSAGSAELLRHRFAPARVLAVRPADRLGGGPPAVPGVRIRAAEPADLDTALRLQLELRRYDAQFGLVPRRPGEEEALRAQTRDLLARDATQPALWIAEVYGKPLGLLHIQLPPDSDWISGHVAAERVGYLASLNVAEEARSTGVGSALTAHAHQVFDESGVEVVLLHHALANPRSTPFWYSHGYRPLWTSWYRLPAR
- the lon gene encoding endopeptidase La, with amino-acid sequence MTRTQLLPVVPLDDDVLLPGMIVPLDLAGEQTRAAVEAVNGRSSGAALPGVRSTRPTKAEVFVVPRVEGALAEIGTVATVERLGRLPGGGSAALLRGTHRAYHRAASADEVSASSGPAVSWAKAEPAAEPAADERARELATEFKSIVVSLLQQRGVWQMLDAVQQVDDPSAIADLAGNAPYLDTAQKLELLRTLDVSARLELALESGRAYLAELKVSDTIRKDVEADMEKQQKEFLLRRQLEAIRKELGELNGGGDSGDSDDYRTRVESADLPDHVREAALAEVQKLERTSDQSPESGWIRTWLDTVLDLPWNTRTTDVHDIAGARRVLDADHAGLDDVKERIIEYLAVRQRRAESTVAGRHSGAVLALAGPPGVGKTSLGESIAKAMGREFVRVALGGVRDEAEIRGHRRTYVGALPGRIVRAIRDAGSMNPVVLLDEVDKVGADYRGDPTAALLEVLDPEQNHTFRDHYLEVELDLSDVVFLATANALETVPAPLLDRMELVTLDGYTEREKVTIARDHLLPRESRRAGMSVGDVVLTDGALSRMAGEYTREAGVRELNRAIAKVLRKVATRVALQQARLPVTIDEQDLAGYLGRPRHLPESSLPPGEQRTSMPGVATGLAVTGAGGDVLYVEASLADPESGGTGLTLTGQLGDVMKESAQIALSYLRSRGAELELAVADLKERGVHIHVPAGAVPKDGPSAGVTMTAALASLLTGRLVRADVAMTGEVSLTGRVLPIGGVKQKLLAAHRAGITTVIIPQRNEPDLDDVPGDILEQLEVHPVSSVRQVLSLALEPATAPLTRAA